AGGTCCTGGCGCGTCTGAGTTGCGAAATCCTGGAGATGCAGGGATATCGCGCCGTCTCAGCCTACAACGCCGGCGACGCGCTGGAGAAATTCGATCAGGAAAACTTCGACATCCTGGTCACCGATTTCAAGATGGAAGGCATGAACGGACTGGAGCTGGCGCGCAAAATCCACGCCAAGCGCCCCAATGTGCCGGTGATCATCGTGACCGGCTACGGCCCGGTGGATGGCGGCGCCGACGTGGACGCGTGCCTGCAAAAAGAAGAGCTCTTCCCCGCCCTGCTGGAGAAGATCAAACACTTTCTCGGCGAAGTCGGGCCCACGCCGCGCAAAGAAAAGGAAGTTGAAGTAACGCCTTAAAACTGCATTGAGCAGTTAGCGCCTGGCATTTGGCCGTGCACGTCCGTGCTGGATCGCAGGGGCGAAGCGCCAACTGCCAAGTGCGAATTGCCCTCTCACACGCCATCCCTGACATTCCCGCTCCGCATGCCGCGCATCGTGATTCGTGCTGCTAGACTCACGGAATGCCGCGGCTGATCGTCAACGCCGACGATTTTGGACTCACCGAGGGTGTGAACCGCGCCATCGGCGAGGCGCACCAGTTCGGCATTGTGACATCGGCCACGCTAATGGCGAATGCGCGCGCGTTTGAGCACGCGGTGGAGCTGGCGCGCCGGCATCCGCGATTGAGCGTGGGATGCCACGTCGTTCTCGCCGATGGCGTGCCGGTTTCCAAGACGGACGATGTGCCCACGCTGGTGACTCAGCGCGGCGCGTTTCGCAACAGCTTTGGCGACTTCGCGCTGGCGGCGGTGCGCGGGCGAATCTCCGGCGAGGAGATCGAGCGCGAGGCCACCGCGCAGATCGAAAAGCTGCAGAACGCGGGCCTCACCGTGAGCCATGTGGACACGCACAAGCACCTGCACGCGCTGCCGCAGGTGCTCGGACCGCTGCTGCGGGCGGCGGGTGTGTGCGGCGTGCGCGCGGTGCGGAATCCGTTCGCGCCGGTCAAGCCGCTTGCCTACGCACACCTGCTGCAGCGTCCGCGCCTGTGGAAGCGCTACTCACAGGTGAAGACCCTGCGCGCCATGGAAGGCCGCTTTCGCCGGGCGGTGGAAGCGGCCGGCATGCTCACTACCGACGGCAGTTTTGGCGTGCTGGGCACGGGCGCCCTCGAGAAAAAACTGTTCGCCGCTATTATCGGGTCGGTGCCGGAAGGCACGTGGGAGTTCGTCACGCACCCGGGGTACAACGATCTGGACCTGGACCAAGTCCGCACCCGGCTGCGCGACACTCGACCCGTGGAACACGCCGTCCTGATGTGCGCCGAAGCGCGCGAGGCCGTGGAGGCCCGCGGAATTGAGCTGATCAGCTATCGGGAATTGCTGCCCGCACAGATAGAATCTGAATCCCGCGGCGCGGCCGGCCAATCATAGGGACGTTGCCGAATTGCAGAATTGCCGAATTGAAAACACGGCAGAGCACGTTCATGTGCAATTCGGCACTTCCGCGATTCTGCAATTCCGCAATCCAAGATGAAGATCGGAATCACCTGTTACCCCACCTACGGCGGCTCGGGCGTTGTGGCGACCGAGCTGGGCATTGAACTCGCCCAGCGGGGCCACGAGGTGCACTTCATTACGTACTCGCAGCCGTTCCGGCTGACGCAGCCGGCGGCCAACATCCACTATCACGAGGTCGAGGTCTCGCAGTATCCGCTGTTCGACTACCCGCCGTATGACCTGGCGCTGGCCTCGCGCATGGCCGAAGTGGCCGATATCTACGGGCTCGACCTGCTGCACGTGCACTATGCCATTCCGCACTCGGTCAGCGCCATGCTTGCCAAGCAGATGATGGCGGCGCAGCCCATCGGCAAGCGCTTGCCCTTCGTGACCACTCTGCACGGCACCGACATCACGCTGGTGGGCGCCGATCGCTCGTACCTGCCGATTACGCGGCTTTCGATCGAGCAGAGCGACGGCGTGACCGCGATATCGAAGTATCTGCGCGACCGGACGGTGAAAGAGTTCGAAGTACGGAACCACATCGAGGTCATCTACAACTTCGTAAATTGCGACGTGTACACGCGCGGCGCAGATTCGGCCGAACAGCGCGCGCAGTATGCCGATCCGGGCGAGCGCATCCTGGTGCATCTTTCCAATTTCCGCCCGGTGAAGCGCGTGCCCGACGTGATCGAGATCTTCGACCGCGTGCAGAAAAAAGTGCCGGCGCGCCTGCTGATGATCGGCGACGGGCCCGACCGCAGCGTGGCCGAGTTCATGGCGCGCAACAGGCACATCAGTGACCGCGTGCTTTTCCTCGGCAAGCAGGACCGCGTGCACGAGAAGCTGGCGGTTGCCGACCTGATGCTGCTGCCGAGCGAGCTGGAGTCGTTCGGCCTGGCGGCGCTGGAGGCGATGGCATGCCAGGTGCCGTCGGTTGCCACCAACGTGGGCGGCGTGCCGGAAGTCGTCGAGCACGAGAAAACGGGCTACCTGGTCCGGGTGGGCGACGTGGAGGCGATGGCGCGCTATGCCACCGACCTGCTTTCCAACGAGGAGAAGCTCCGCGCCATGGGCAGGGCGGCGCGGCAGGCGGCGCAGGGACGCTTCTGCTCCTCGCGCATCATTCCCTTGTATGAAGACTTCTATCGCGGCGTGCTGGAGCGCAACTCGTAGTTGAGCGCGGCGGCGGTGGCGGTCTCGGCGCCGGCTTCGGCGGTCTGGAGAATGGGCAGCACCAGCACCACGCGCGTGCCCAGCTCGGCGCCGCTGGTCACCGTCATGCGCGCGCCCTCACCATAGAGTACCTTCAGTCTTCCCGCCACATTGGCCATGCCGATGCCGCTGCTGGACGGCGCGTCTCCGTCGTCGTCAACGCTGGAGACTTCGCCATCGACCGGGCCGGTGTAGCCGATGCCCACGCCGTCATCTTCCACCTCGATGGTGAGGAAGCCGTCGCTCATGCGGCTGCGCAGCGTGATGCTGCCGCCATCCACCTTGGGCGAGAGTCCGTGCTTGATGGAGTTTTCCACCAGCGGCTGCAGCAGCATGCTGGGGACAACGGCGTCGAGCGTCTCGGGATCAAGGTCTTTGAGTACGCGCAGCTTGTCGCGCCCGAAGCGCACCACTTCGATGTCGAGGTAGTCGTCGATGAACTCCACCTCCTCGCGCAGGCGCACGAACGACTCGTGAGAACGCAGCAGGCGGCGCAGGATGCTGGCCAGCTTGACGATGATCTCGCGCGCCATGTCGGGATCGAAGCGCACCAGCGACGACACCGTGTTCAGCGTGTTGAACAAAAAGTGAGGATTGATCTGGCTCTGGAGCGCTTCCATGCGCGCCTGGAGAAGCATGCGTTGCTGCTCGGCCAGCTTCAGCTCCAGGCGCCCGCTGTTCCAGATTTTGAGCGGCACGGCGACGCACGCGACGGTGGTGGCGTACGCCGCCAGTTCCACCCACAGGTTGTCCGAGTACACGCAGAAGATTTTTCCCGGAAACAGGTGCGCCAGCTCCACCAGGGCCAGGCGCGTCGCCACGATGAGAAAGGAGAACGCGATCAGCCAGTCCACGCGGGGATGGCGGATGCTGCGCTTCAGCCAGCGGTAGAGGCTCAGGTCGATGAACGGCGAAAACGCCCAGATGTCTTCGTAATTCGATCCCAGGTACCGCGAGGAGAGATGCCGCAACACGCCCGCCGCAAGCCCGGCGCCGGTAAAGAACGGCAACGCCAGCCACTCGTGCGCAGCGACGGCGGGAAACGCCACCAGCACGCCGGCGAAGGCCCCGCCCAGGCGTCCCGTGAGCGCGCCCATCAGAAGCACACCCTCCAGTGAGAGGTCGGCCGGAAAGTCGCGGGGCACCAGCAGGCGAACGATCACGCCCAGCGCATAGGGCGTGGCAATGAACACCACCAGCTGCATCTGCTGAGCGAGCGTGCGCCGGTCGCGGAAGACGCGCGACTTGAATTCGCGCGAGCGCACCAGCGCCCCGGCAATGCCAGCCGCCGCTCCCAGCTTGATGAGCAGCGTGATCAGAATCAGCTTGGAATCCATGAAGGGCGTCATCGGCCTTCGGTCGTCGGTCCTGTTTCGCTTAAGTATGCGGGTTTGGCGCGCCGGATTCCACCGCGAACGTGCGCCCGGAGTCTTCCTGCCTGCCGTGGGCCTCCTCGTCCGCGCTTCTGGCGCAACGGTTGCCGAGCGACCGCACAGACTGCGTCCCCAGGATCATCCCGGGCCTGCGCTCGTTGCGGGCCCAGGACCTGTGCATTTCGTCACTGATTAGACGCTCAAACGGGCAACAACGGCAGCCAGCGCGGAGCGCAGGACATCGATGGCCGGCACCCCGCCCTGGGCCATTTCTTTCGACCCGCCGCCGCGGCCGCCGTGCGCGGCGAGGACCTGTTTGAGTGTTGCGCCCGCGTTTGCCGGCGTGTCTTTGCTTGCCGCGACGATGAGCGTGGGTTGCGGGAGCACGGCGCCGAGGGCAGCCACAATGCCAGGCAAGGCAATGAGGCGGTGCGCGACGAGTTTTGCGAAGGCCGCGTCACGGGATTCGAAGATGTGCTGCACGAGCCGATAACCGGCCGCCGACATCGTCGTCGCTTGCAGCAGTCGTCCGGCTTCGAATGCGGCCAACTCTTCCAGCAGCGCGTGCTCGCGCTTGCCCTGGGCGCGCGCGTCGTCGAGCGCCTTGCGAATCTGCTGCGGTACCTGCCAGATGTGGGTGGAGAACAGCTCGCCGGCTTCGGTGAGCGCCTGGTGGTCGCGGCGGGCGGCCGCAACCGCCCGCATGCCGCAAACGAACTCGACGCGGATTCCCTGCCGCACCTTCTCAATTTTGCGCACCAGAATGCAGCCGATCTGCCCGGTGCGCGTGACGTGTGTGCCGCCGCAGGCGGTGAGGTCGAAGTCGCGGACATCAATCAGCCGGATTTCGCCTTCGCGCTCCGGCAGCTTGCGCAGGCCGAGCGTGCGCGCTTCGTCAAGCGAAACGAAGCGAATCTCGACCGGGCGGTCCTCCATTACAACCTGGTTGCTGAGCCGCTCGGCGGCAACCGCCTGCTCAGCGCTGAGCGACTCGGCAGCGAGATCAATCGTGCACGACTCGGTGCCCATGTGAAACGAAACCGTGGGCAGATCGAAGAGGCGCACGAACGCGCCCGAGAGCACATGCTGGCCAGTGTGCTGCTGCATGTGATCGAAGCGACGCTCGGGATCGATGGCGCCGTGAACCCGCGCGCCCGGCTGCAAATGCGACATGCCCGCCGGATCGACGTAGTGCACAACACGGCCGCCGTCGGCTTCGGCGACTTCGGTGACGCGCGCCTTCGCCCCGTTCGCTTCAAGCCAGCCAGTGTCGAAAACCTGGCCGCCGCTGGTGGGGTAGAAAGCGGTTACGTCGAGGATGACACCTGGGCGGTCGCCGGCGACGACCTCAGCGACCTGCGCGTCGAAGGTGTGGAGGAAGGAATCGCGGTAATACAACCGTTTCGTCATGTTCGATGGAGTCGGGGCATCCCTGCTCGACCCGGCCAGCGTGATGGCGGCAGGGATCGTTCGACTCGCCTCACTCTTCGCTGCGCTCGGGCCGCGGCCATGCCCAGGATGACAGCGAAGAACTAATACGGCTGAATAATCCCGCCCAAGCTCCGTGAAGCGCCGGCGGCCACGGCGACCGGCTGCTTCGACTTCATGTAGTCGGCGATCACGTCGATGTACTTCAGTCCGGAGCCGGTGTTAAACAGCACCACACTCTCGCCGGGCTTGAAGAATCCCGTCGCCAGCAGGTGGTTGTAGGCGGCCAAGGCGGCCGCGCCTTCGGGGGCGGCGAAGATGCCCTCGTCGCGCGCCCACTGTTCGAAGGCCTGCATGATGGCGTCGTCGCTTACCGCGATCGCCGTTCCGCCGCTCTGCTTCACAATGTCGAGAATGATGTAGTCGCCGTACGGCTTGGGCACGCGCAGGCCGGCGGCGAGGGTGGCCGCGTTCTGCCACATCTCTGACGCCGCCTTGTGCTCGTCCCAGGCGCGCGCCACCGGCGCGCAACCGCTCGACTGCGCCACGACCATGCGCGGGCGTTCGCTGCCGATCCATCCGAGCTGCTGCATCTCGTCAAAGGCCTTCCACATGCCGATCAGTCCCACGCCGCCGCCGGTCGGATAGATGATCGCGCTCGGCAGCTTCCAGCCCAGTTGCTCGGCGACTTCGTAGCCCATCGTTTTCTTGCCTTCGATGCGGAAGGGTTCCTTGAGCGTGGAGATGTCGAACCAGCCCTCCGCCTGCTTGCGCTCGCCTACGATGCGCGCGCAGTCGCTGATGAGGCCATCAACCAGCGTGACGTGCGCGCCGTAGGCCTCGCATTCGATCCGGTTCGCCATGGGAACGTCTTTCGGCAGGAAGATGTGCGCTTCGATACCCGCGGCGGCCGCGTATGCCGCCAGCGCGCTCGCGGCGTTGCCCGCGGAGGGCACGGCGACCTTGCGCAGGCCGTAGTGCTTCGCCATGGTCACGGCGGCGCTGAGTCCGCGCGCCTTGAACGACCCGGTCGGGTTCAGGCCTTCATCCTTTATATAGACGCCCGGTTGGGTGCGGCTGGACAGCATCGGGGTGAAGCCTTCGCCGAGCGTGACCGGCGCGGCATCGGGGAGCACGTCGGCGTAGCGCCACATGCTGGCGACGCGCCCGGCAAGCGACTCGCGCGTGAAGCGCGGCTTGATCTGCCCCAGGTCGTAGCGGACGTAGAGCGACCCGGCGTCTTTCGGACAGACGGTCTGCGGTTTGTCGGCCGAGACGCGCTCGCCGCACTTGCTGCACTCCAGATAGGTAATCCTGGCCATGAACCTGCCTTGAAAGGTAACCGACGATTGTAGCCGAAGGCGCTGAAGCGAGCGCGACGTGGCGCTCATGGAATGGACAGGAACGCGATTGGCCGAACTGAACAAATCCTGGTCGTGGCCCGAGCAGGTGAAGTCCATGCGGCGGCTGGCCTCGCACCACTTCTCCTGGTGCTACCGGGACACGGCGAACGCGTGCTGTTGCCCGAGAACGAGATGGCGAATCAAATGGGCTGGCTGGTCGAGCGCGTGTCACGGATGTAAACGGCGCTTTCCGCTTTCCGCTCTCGGCTGCCCGCTTTCCGCGACTCGGTACCCGGCGCTCAATCCGCGTTACGGCTCCTTAAGCCGGCAGCGCCTTCAGAAACGCCGTTGCCTTCCTGAACCACGGTCGCTCGCGCCGCTTGAGGTATCCGGGCAGCGTGTTCTTCTTGGTGAGCAGGCGCTGCGCCCACTCGCGGGCCTCGGCGGCGCGGCCCTGGTCGCGGAGGAAGCAGGCGTAGTTGTACTGCGTTTCCGACAGCGTCGAGGTCTGCGTGGCTTCGGCGAACAGTTGCGCCGCGCGCTCGCGGTTTCCGCTTTGCGCATGCGAAAGCGCGAGCAGGCCGAGGGCGCGTCCGTAGTCGTGCTGGCGGTCGTTGGCGACAACGCGCTCCAGGTCCTGCGCGGCCGCGGCCCAATCGCCCAGCTCCAGTTCGGTGAGGGCGCGGCCATAGTAGTTGTGCGCCGTGCCGGTGCGCGGCGTGATCGACTTGGAGTAAGCCTCGCGCGCTTCGGAAAAGCGCCCTTCCTCGCGGTACAGGTCGGCCAGCTCCTCATAGTTTCCCGGCGCGGGATTGTCGAGGATGATGGTTTGCAGCTGGCGAATGCGCTTGCGCCGCGGAAAGACTTTGAACGACTGCTGCACCAGCACGATGTCGGGCGCGGCCTCAATCAGCAGGTAGGCGAGCGCGCCGAGTCCGCCGCCCAGGAAGATGATCCAGAGCCAGTAGTATTCGGGACGGCGGCGCGCGAAGTGAATCAGCGCCAGCAGTTGCAGAATGATGCCGTATCCGAAGAACAGCCCCATTGGCCGGGACTATAGCACGCGCATGCCCGCCGGCCGGGCCGCGCGTATCGATGGCGTAAGCTGACAGATTCCGGCTTCGGCGCCGCAAAACGGCGGCGCTCCGCCTGATAAAATTCCAGCAGTGAATCCCCGCGTCCGTCTGCTGGCCATCGACATTGATGGCACGCTCCTCAACTCCAAGTTCCAGCTTTCTCCGGCCGTCCAGCACGCGCTGCAGCGCGCGCACCGGGCCGGAGTCGAGATCCTGCTGGTCACCGGCCGGCGACACCTGTTTGCCCTGCCCATCGCGCAGGAGGCGAGCGTGCCGCTGTGGCTCATCAGCTCCAACGGCGCCGTTACGCGCTCGCTCGAGGGCGAACTGTTCCACCAGGAGCTGCTGCCGCTGGTGACCGCGCAATTGCTGTGCCGCCACATGGACGAATTCCGCCGGCACATGGTGCTGACGTTCGAATGCGAAGGCCGCGGCGCGCTGGTGCTGGAATCGATGTCGTACTTCAATGGCAGCATCTTCGGGTGGGTACAGAAGAACCGCGACTACATCGCCGAAGTCGCGCCCATCGAGCAGTCGCTGACCCGCGATCCCATACAAGCCATGTACTGCGGCGGTGTTGACCGCATGCGCGAGGTCATGGCGCGGCTGGAGCACGCCGACGTGGCGCCGCACGTGACCGTGGTGAAGACCGAGTATCCGAAGCGCGACCTGTGCATCGTGGACATACTCAATGCCAAGGCGTCGAAGGCTGCGGCGGTGGAGCGCTGGGCGCGGCACCGCGGGTTCGAGCGCGCGCAGGTGGCGGCCATTGGCGACAACTTCAACGACGTGGCGATGCTTGCCTTTGCCGGCGTTCCCTTCATAATGGGCAATGCCGATCCGGAACTGAAGCAGAACGGATGGCGCGTGCTGCCATCTAACGACGAGGACGGGGTGGCCGCAGCGGTGGACGAAATACTCAATGCACAATGAAAAATGCGAAATGGAAAACTAATGTCCACCGCGATCGCCGCGCGGGCGTCACGCTGGCGTCCCTTTCATTTTGCATTTTTCATTTTGCATTTTGCATTTTGGCGTTTGCGGCTGACACACACTCCGTCACCGCTACGAGCGCCTGGAGCGCCGTCCTGCGGAACGGCTTCAGCATCCGCCACCTGCGGCACGAGCAGATGGGCGACCTGACGCGGCTGTGGATGGGCGCGGACGAGAACTCGGGCTACGTGGACGTGCCAACCGCGGACATCGCGCGCTTTGATCAGGAGGAAGTGCTGCCGTCGCCCGCGCCGGCCCCGGTTGTCGCGGCCAAGCCACCGTCGCTCGATCAAGTGATCAGCGCCGCAGGCGCCAGGCACCGAATCGACTCCGACTTCCTCAACAGCGTGATTCGCGCCGAGAGCGGCTTCAACCCGCGGGCAACGTCACCCAAGGGCGCGCGCGGACTGATGCAATTGATGCCGCCCACCGCCGCCGAACTCGGCGTGGCCGACAGCTATGACGCTGCCGCCAACGTTGACGCCGGGACGCGCTACCTGCGTTCGCTCCTCGACCTGTATCACGGCGACGCGGTGCGCGCGCTTGCCGCGTACAATGCCGGCCCGCATCGCGTTCA
This is a stretch of genomic DNA from Terriglobales bacterium. It encodes these proteins:
- a CDS encoding response regulator — protein: MKAILFVDDHEVLARLSCEILEMQGYRAVSAYNAGDALEKFDQENFDILVTDFKMEGMNGLELARKIHAKRPNVPVIIVTGYGPVDGGADVDACLQKEELFPALLEKIKHFLGEVGPTPRKEKEVEVTP
- the bshA gene encoding N-acetyl-alpha-D-glucosaminyl L-malate synthase BshA yields the protein MKIGITCYPTYGGSGVVATELGIELAQRGHEVHFITYSQPFRLTQPAANIHYHEVEVSQYPLFDYPPYDLALASRMAEVADIYGLDLLHVHYAIPHSVSAMLAKQMMAAQPIGKRLPFVTTLHGTDITLVGADRSYLPITRLSIEQSDGVTAISKYLRDRTVKEFEVRNHIEVIYNFVNCDVYTRGADSAEQRAQYADPGERILVHLSNFRPVKRVPDVIEIFDRVQKKVPARLLMIGDGPDRSVAEFMARNRHISDRVLFLGKQDRVHEKLAVADLMLLPSELESFGLAALEAMACQVPSVATNVGGVPEVVEHEKTGYLVRVGDVEAMARYATDLLSNEEKLRAMGRAARQAAQGRFCSSRIIPLYEDFYRGVLERNS
- a CDS encoding Cof-type HAD-IIB family hydrolase; translated protein: MNPRVRLLAIDIDGTLLNSKFQLSPAVQHALQRAHRAGVEILLVTGRRHLFALPIAQEASVPLWLISSNGAVTRSLEGELFHQELLPLVTAQLLCRHMDEFRRHMVLTFECEGRGALVLESMSYFNGSIFGWVQKNRDYIAEVAPIEQSLTRDPIQAMYCGGVDRMREVMARLEHADVAPHVTVVKTEYPKRDLCIVDILNAKASKAAAVERWARHRGFERAQVAAIGDNFNDVAMLAFAGVPFIMGNADPELKQNGWRVLPSNDEDGVAAAVDEILNAQ
- a CDS encoding ChbG/HpnK family deacetylase; translated protein: MPRLIVNADDFGLTEGVNRAIGEAHQFGIVTSATLMANARAFEHAVELARRHPRLSVGCHVVLADGVPVSKTDDVPTLVTQRGAFRNSFGDFALAAVRGRISGEEIEREATAQIEKLQNAGLTVSHVDTHKHLHALPQVLGPLLRAAGVCGVRAVRNPFAPVKPLAYAHLLQRPRLWKRYSQVKTLRAMEGRFRRAVEAAGMLTTDGSFGVLGTGALEKKLFAAIIGSVPEGTWEFVTHPGYNDLDLDQVRTRLRDTRPVEHAVLMCAEAREAVEARGIELISYRELLPAQIESESRGAAGQS
- a CDS encoding histidine kinase, translating into MDSKLILITLLIKLGAAAGIAGALVRSREFKSRVFRDRRTLAQQMQLVVFIATPYALGVIVRLLVPRDFPADLSLEGVLLMGALTGRLGGAFAGVLVAFPAVAAHEWLALPFFTGAGLAAGVLRHLSSRYLGSNYEDIWAFSPFIDLSLYRWLKRSIRHPRVDWLIAFSFLIVATRLALVELAHLFPGKIFCVYSDNLWVELAAYATTVACVAVPLKIWNSGRLELKLAEQQRMLLQARMEALQSQINPHFLFNTLNTVSSLVRFDPDMAREIIVKLASILRRLLRSHESFVRLREEVEFIDDYLDIEVVRFGRDKLRVLKDLDPETLDAVVPSMLLQPLVENSIKHGLSPKVDGGSITLRSRMSDGFLTIEVEDDGVGIGYTGPVDGEVSSVDDDGDAPSSSGIGMANVAGRLKVLYGEGARMTVTSGAELGTRVVLVLPILQTAEAGAETATAAALNYELRSSTPR
- a CDS encoding alanine--tRNA ligase-related protein codes for the protein MTKRLYYRDSFLHTFDAQVAEVVAGDRPGVILDVTAFYPTSGGQVFDTGWLEANGAKARVTEVAEADGGRVVHYVDPAGMSHLQPGARVHGAIDPERRFDHMQQHTGQHVLSGAFVRLFDLPTVSFHMGTESCTIDLAAESLSAEQAVAAERLSNQVVMEDRPVEIRFVSLDEARTLGLRKLPEREGEIRLIDVRDFDLTACGGTHVTRTGQIGCILVRKIEKVRQGIRVEFVCGMRAVAAARRDHQALTEAGELFSTHIWQVPQQIRKALDDARAQGKREHALLEELAAFEAGRLLQATTMSAAGYRLVQHIFESRDAAFAKLVAHRLIALPGIVAALGAVLPQPTLIVAASKDTPANAGATLKQVLAAHGGRGGGSKEMAQGGVPAIDVLRSALAAVVARLSV
- a CDS encoding tetratricopeptide repeat protein, translating into MGLFFGYGIILQLLALIHFARRRPEYYWLWIIFLGGGLGALAYLLIEAAPDIVLVQQSFKVFPRRKRIRQLQTIILDNPAPGNYEELADLYREEGRFSEAREAYSKSITPRTGTAHNYYGRALTELELGDWAAAAQDLERVVANDRQHDYGRALGLLALSHAQSGNRERAAQLFAEATQTSTLSETQYNYACFLRDQGRAAEAREWAQRLLTKKNTLPGYLKRRERPWFRKATAFLKALPA
- a CDS encoding lytic transglycosylase domain-containing protein, with translation MAFAADTHSVTATSAWSAVLRNGFSIRHLRHEQMGDLTRLWMGADENSGYVDVPTADIARFDQEEVLPSPAPAPVVAAKPPSLDQVISAAGARHRIDSDFLNSVIRAESGFNPRATSPKGARGLMQLMPPTAAELGVADSYDAAANVDAGTRYLRSLLDLYHGDAVRALAAYNAGPHRVHQYGGVPPYWETRVYVGRVIRDFNRRKLAAKKAAPARPRSPGPVSGY
- a CDS encoding threonine synthase is translated as MARITYLECSKCGERVSADKPQTVCPKDAGSLYVRYDLGQIKPRFTRESLAGRVASMWRYADVLPDAAPVTLGEGFTPMLSSRTQPGVYIKDEGLNPTGSFKARGLSAAVTMAKHYGLRKVAVPSAGNAASALAAYAAAAGIEAHIFLPKDVPMANRIECEAYGAHVTLVDGLISDCARIVGERKQAEGWFDISTLKEPFRIEGKKTMGYEVAEQLGWKLPSAIIYPTGGGVGLIGMWKAFDEMQQLGWIGSERPRMVVAQSSGCAPVARAWDEHKAASEMWQNAATLAAGLRVPKPYGDYIILDIVKQSGGTAIAVSDDAIMQAFEQWARDEGIFAAPEGAAALAAYNHLLATGFFKPGESVVLFNTGSGLKYIDVIADYMKSKQPVAVAAGASRSLGGIIQPY